The following are encoded in a window of Flavobacterium cupriresistens genomic DNA:
- a CDS encoding carboxymuconolactone decarboxylase family protein: METRINVFEKGQKAIGTLFAITGYLKKSSLDRSLMELIDFRISQINNCAYCLDMHSKEALANGETTQRLFGLSAWKETPYFTKRERIALAYAEAVNACDVPDEIYNIAQEEFTEEELIDLTLAITTINTWNRINIAFANTPGTYRVGQFG, translated from the coding sequence ATGGAAACTAGAATTAACGTATTTGAAAAAGGTCAAAAAGCAATCGGAACTTTATTTGCAATTACCGGTTATTTGAAAAAATCAAGCCTCGATAGATCTCTTATGGAATTAATCGATTTTAGAATATCTCAAATTAACAACTGTGCTTATTGTTTAGACATGCACTCCAAAGAAGCATTGGCCAATGGCGAAACTACACAACGTTTATTTGGATTAAGCGCCTGGAAAGAAACTCCTTACTTTACAAAACGTGAAAGAATTGCTCTTGCCTACGCAGAAGCCGTAAATGCCTGTGATGTTCCCGATGAAATTTACAATATTGCACAAGAGGAATTTACAGAAGAAGAATTAATAGATCTTACACTTGCCATTACTACAATAAATACCTGGAATCGCATTAATATTGCTTTTGCTAATACTCCGGGAACTTACAGAGTAGGGCAATTTGGATAA
- a CDS encoding PepSY-like domain-containing protein: MKIKIIFATVLLGFAISANAQKRIKITELPEASQDFLKKHFSYTTVEVVKKDAEHGEKGYEVILKDGTEVEFWKDGSYREVDGGKKPIPTAFIPAAVKDYVAKNYPNEKITHIDYGHKDLDVDLTNKIDLEFTKEGKLLKGKKE, encoded by the coding sequence ATGAAAATAAAAATCATTTTTGCCACAGTATTGCTGGGTTTTGCAATATCGGCTAACGCGCAAAAGAGAATCAAAATTACCGAGCTTCCCGAAGCATCACAAGATTTTCTAAAAAAACATTTTAGTTACACCACTGTTGAAGTAGTCAAAAAAGACGCGGAACACGGTGAAAAAGGATATGAAGTCATACTGAAAGACGGAACCGAAGTAGAGTTCTGGAAAGACGGTTCCTATCGGGAGGTTGACGGAGGTAAGAAGCCAATTCCGACTGCATTTATTCCGGCAGCTGTTAAAGACTATGTCGCAAAAAACTATCCGAACGAAAAAATAACCCACATTGATTACGGTCACAAAGACCTCGATGTAGATTTAACGAACAAAATTGATCTTGAATTTACAAAAGAGGGCAAACTTCTAAAAGGAAAAAAAGAATAA